Proteins encoded in a region of the Botrytis cinerea B05.10 chromosome 11, complete sequence genome:
- the Bctys1 gene encoding Bctys1, translating into MASDMSPEESIALIKANLAEVLDGDIIDNVILKEKRPLKVYWGTATTGRPHCGYFVPMIKIAELLRAGCNVKVLLADIHGYLDNMKAPLELVEYRAKYYERVIKSALRAVGVDLSRLEFVLGSSYQLDKEYTMDRFKLEGITRINVAQKAGAEVVKQTDDPTLGGLIYPLMQALDEQYLDVDAQFGGVDQRKIFTFAKENLPKINYKVRAHLMNTMVPGLGEAAKMSSSDADSKIDLIDGPEAVEKKLKKAKCTPKEVEGNGVIAFVEHVIFRALALKNGGTSRFVVERRDQEPLIYESVEKLKEDYIADILTPQLIKQSLTAHLNDILKPIREEFETSPEWQAIEVQAYPPEQGPVKVKKAKKEIDPARKAAALAARKNVVAQPDGHVEGKDAQKVTVGSSTEETLEKMKIASE; encoded by the exons ATGGCTTCCGATATGAGTCCAGAGGAATCAATTGCCCTAATCAAAGCAAACCTTGCTGAGGTTCTCGATGGAGATATTATCGATAATGTCATTCTCAAGGAGAAGCGTCCTCTCAAGGTTTACTGGGGAACTGCAACGACTGGCAGACCTCACTGTGGATACTTTGTACCAATGATCAAGATAGCAGAGTTACTGAGGGCGGGTTGTAATGTTAAGGTTCTTCTCGCAGATATTCACGGTTACCTGGACAACATGAAAGCACCTCTCGAACTCGTCGAATACCGCGCCAAGTACTACGAACGAGTAATCAAATCAGCTTTGAGAGCGGTTGGTGTTGATTTGAGTCGTTTGGAGTTTGTGCTAGGAAGCTCTTACCAACTTGACAAGGAATATACAATGGACCGATTTAAGTTGGAGGGTATCACCAGAATTAACGTTGCCCAAAAGGCTGGGGCCGAAGTCGTCAAACAAACAGATGATCCAACACTTGGTGGTTTAATTTACCCTCTCATGCAGGCTCTGGACGAACAATATCTCGATGTTGATGCGCAATTCGGTGGTGTTGACCAAAGGAAAATCTTCACATttgcaaaagaaaatctGCCAAAGATTAATTACAAAGTCAGAGCACATTTAATGAACACAATGGTTCCTGGTCTAGGAGAGGCTGCAAAGATGAGCTCCAGTGATGCGGACTCGAAGATTGACCTGATCGACGGACCAGAGGCTGTCGAGAAGAAATTAAAGAAGGCCAAGTGCACGCCAAAGGAAGTTGAAGGCAATGGTGTCATCGCTTTTGTCGAGCATGTTATTTTCCGCGCTCTCGCTCTAAAGAATGGAGGTACTTCAAGATTTGTTGTTGAGAGAAGAGATCAGGAGCCATTGATCTACGAGTCTgtggagaaattgaaggaagatTACATAGCAGATATT CTCACTCCTCAACTTATTAAACAAAGTCTCACTGCCCACCTTAACGACATTTTAAAACCAATTAGAGAGGAATTCGAAACATCACCAGAATGGCAAGCAATTGAAGTACAAGCTTACCCTCCAGAACAAG GTCCAGTCAAGGTCaagaaggcgaagaaggaaattgaTCCAGCAAGAAAAGCCGCGGCATTAGCAGCCAGGAAAAATGTCGTTGCACAGCCAGATGGACACGTCGAAGGAAAAGATGCCCAAAAAGTTACCGTTGGGTCAAGCACGGAAGAAACGttagagaaaatgaagatcgCTTCGGAGTGA